One region of Bactrocera neohumeralis isolate Rockhampton chromosome 5, APGP_CSIRO_Bneo_wtdbg2-racon-allhic-juicebox.fasta_v2, whole genome shotgun sequence genomic DNA includes:
- the LOC126757902 gene encoding trichohyalin-like isoform X6: MGFRFWQLQATVLYLLVATSFAHEELRTCEDNDYFVCLNSATTKYSSNGEIWVRGNIEFSKQSGLERPEPQRYYDYVDRIESRDYSNGANNREVKQRAVNQQERLENVRHLDNHEEQHEITMHFDNRQESQEIKRHVDDRQELRKTSMRRDEQSERREITRRVDDREERRERSMRRDEQPERQEITRRVDDREERRTIKMRLDDRQEQREIARRVDSREERRETSMRRNEQPERREITRRVDDREERQAIEMRLDDRQEQREISRRVDDREERRETSMRRDEQPERREITRRVDDREERRAIEMRLDDRQEQREISRRVDDREERRETSMRRDEQPERREITRRVDDREERRAIEMRLDDRQEQREISRRLDDRENRRETSMRRDEQPERREITRGVDDREGRRAIEMRLDGRQEQREISRRVDDREERRETSMRRDEQPERREITRRVDDREGRRAIEMRLDDRQEQREISRRVDDREERRETSMRRDEQPERREITRRVDDREERRAIEMRLDDRQEQREISRRLDDREERRETSMRRDEQPERREITRRVDDREERRAIEMRLDDRQEQRETSRHVDDREERRETSMRRNEQPERREITRRVDDREERRAIEMRLDDRQEQREISRRVDDREERRETSMRRDEQPERREITRRVDDREERRAIEMRLDDRQEQREISRRLDDREERRETSMRRDEQPERREITRRVDDREERRAIEMRLDDRQEQREISRRLDDRENRRETSMRRDEQPERREITRRVDNREERRAIEMRLDDRKEQPEISRRVDREERRETSMRRDEQPERREITRRVDDREERQAIEMRLDDRQEEQEITRRVDDREERRTIKMRLDDRQEQREIARRVDSREERRESSMRRNELPERREITRRVDNREERRAIEMRLDDRKEQPEISRRVDREERRETSMRRDEQPERREITRRVDDREERRTIKMRFDVQQEQREIARRLDDREERRETSMRRNEQPERREITRRVDDREERRVIEMRLDDRQEQLEISRRLDDREDRRGTSMRRDEQPERREITRRVDDREERRAIEMRLHDRQEQREISRRLDDREDRRETSMRRDEQPERREITRRVDDREERHAIEMRLDDRQEQRETSGRVDDRKERRETSMRRDEQPEGREITRRVDDREERRAIEMHVDDRRQKSKRFDVREEQNDIARRSSRQVWHDRIESRDDSWVERSRLENERPEIVVRELSRGIDIRVFEQLQRQSTANEVKSSPLTRTNVNWKHGYILLGQGTILAFALMKALKDYEFKIKRVSHQHIGDSAFLIGF; the protein is encoded by the exons ATGGGTTTCAGGTTTTGGCAGTTGCAAGCAACTGTCCTTTACCTGTTAGTAGCAACTAGTTTCGCTCATGAGGAATTACGCACTTGTGAAGACAACGATTACTTTGTATGTTTAAACAGCGCCACGACCAAATATTCAAGCAACGGTGAAATTTGGGTACGAGGAAACATTGAATTCTCAAAACAGTCGGGTTTAGAGCGTCCAGAACCTCAACGGTATTATGATTATGTTGATCGCATAGAATCTCGAGACTATTCAAATGGGGCTAACAACCGTGAAGTTAAACAGCGCGCTGTTAACCAACAGGAGCGACTGGAAAACGTTAGACATTTGGATAACCACGAAGAACAGCACGAAATTACAATGCACTTTGATAACCGACAGGAGTCACAAGAAATTAAAAGACATGTTGATGACCGTCAGGAGCTACGAAAAACTTCAATGCGCCGTGATGAACAGTCAGAACGGCGAGAGATTACAAGACGTGTTGATGATCGTGAAGAACGACGAGAAAGATCAATGCGCCGTGATGAACAACCAGAACGACAAGAGATTACAAGACGTGTTGATGACCGCGAGGAACGCCGTACCATTAAAATGCGTTTAGATGACCGACAGGAACAACGAGAAATTGCAAGACGTGTTGATAGTCGCGAAGAACGACGAGAAACTTCAATGCGCCGTAATGAACAAC CAGAACGACGAGAGATTACAAGACGTGTTGATGACCGCGAGGAGCGCCAAGCCATTGAAATGCGTCTAGATGACCGACAGGAACAACGAGAGATTTCAAGACGTGTTGATGATCGTGAAGAACGACGAGAAACATCAATGCGCCGTGATGAACAACCAGAACGACGAGAAATTACAAGACGTGTTGATGACCGCGAGGAACGCCGAGCCATCGAAATGCGTCTAGATGACCGACAGGAACAACGAGAGATTTCAAGACGTGTTGATGATCGTGAAGAACGACGAGAAACATCAATGCGCCGTGATGAACAACCAGAACGACGAGAAATTACAAGACGTGTTGATGATCGCGAGGAACGCCGAGCCATCGAAATGCGTCTAGATGACCGACAGGAACAACGAGAGATTTCAAGACGTCTTGATGATCGTGAAAACCGACGAGAAACATCAATGCGCCGTGATGAACAACCAGAACGACGAGAGATTACAAGAGGTGTTGATGACCGCGAGGGCCGCCGAGCCATTGAAATGCGTCTTGATGGCCGACAGGAACAACGAGAGATTTCAAGACGTGTTGATGATCGTGAAGAACGACGAGAAACATCAATGCGCCGTGATGAACAACCAGAACGACGAGAAATTACAAGAC GTGTTGATGACCGCGAGGGCCGCCGAGCCATTGAAATGCGTCTAGATGACCGACAGGAACAACGAGAGATTTCAAGACGTGTTGATGATCGTGAAGAACGACGAGAAACATCAATGCGCCGTGATGAACAACCAGAACGACGAGAGATTACAAGACGTGTTGATGACCGCGAGGAACGCCGAGCCATCGAAATGCGTCTAGATGACCGACAGGAACAACGAGAGATTTCAAGACGTCTTGATGATCGTGAAGAACGACGAGAAACATCAATGCGCCGTGATGAACAACCAGAACGACGAGAGATTACAAGACGTGTTGATGACCGCGAGGAGCGCCGAGCCATTGAAATGCGTCTTGATGACCGACAGGAACAACGAGAGACTTCAAGGCATGTTGATGATCGCGAGGAACGACGAGAAACTTCAATGCGCCGTAATGAACAACCAGAACGACGAGAAATTACAAGACGTGTTGATGACCGCGAGGAACGCCGAGCCATCGAAATGCGTCTAGATGACCGACAGGAACAACGAGAGATTTCAAGACGTGTTGATGATCGTGAAGAACGACGAGAAACATCAATGCGCCGTGATGAACAACCAGAACGACGAGAGATTACAAGACGTGTTGATGACCGCGAGGAACGCCGAGCCATCGAAATGCGTCTAGATGACCGACAGGAACAACGAGAGATTTCAAGACGTCTTGATGATCGTGAAGAACGACGAGAAACATCAATGCGCCGTGATGAACAACCAGAACGACGAGAGATTACAAGACGTGTTGATGATCGCGAGGAGCGCCGAGCCATTGAAATGCGTCTAGATGACCGACAGGAACAACGAGAGATTTCAAGACGTCTTGATGATCGTGAAAACCGACGAGAAACATCAATGCGCCGTGATGAACAACCAGAACGGCGAGAGATTACAAGACGTGTTGATAACCGCGAGGAACGCCGAGCCATCGAAATGCGTCTAGATGACCGAAAGGAACAACCAGAGATTTCAAGACGTGTTGATCGTGAAGAACGACGAGAAACATCAATGCGCCGTGATGAACAACCCGAACGACGAGAGATTACAAGACGTGTTGATGACCGCGAGGAGCGCCAAGCCATTGAAATGCGTCTAGATGACCGACAGGAAGAACAAGAGATTACAAGACGTGTTGATGACCGCGAAGAACGCCGTACCATTAAAATGCGTTTAGATGACCGACAGGAACAACGAGAAATTGCAAGACGTGTTGATAGTCGCGAAGAACGACGAGAAAGTTCAATGCGCCGTAATGAACTACCAGAACGACGAGAGATTACACGACGTGTTGATAACCGCGAGGAACGCCGAGCCATCGAAATGCGTCTAGATGACCGAAAGGAACAACCAGAGATTTCAAGACGTGTTGATCGTGAAGAACGACGAGAAACATCAATGCGCCGTGATGAACAACCCGAACGACGAGAGATTACAAGACGTGTTGATGACCGCGAGGAACGCCGAACCATTAAAATGCGTTTCGATGTCCAACAGGAACAACGAGAAATTGCAAGACGTCTTGATGATCGCGAAGAACGACGAGAAACTTCAATGCGCCGTAATGAACAACCTGAACGACGAGAAATTACAAGACGTGTTGATGATCGCGAGGAACGCCGAGTCATTGAAATGCGTCTAGATGACCGACAGGAACAACTAGAGATTTCAAGACGTCTTGATGATCGTGAAGACCGACGAGGAACATCAATGCGCCGTGATGAACAACCAGAACGACGAGAGATTACAAGACGTGTTGATGACCGCGAGGAACGCCGAGCCATCGAAATGCGTCTACATGACCGACAGGAACAACGAGAGATTTCAAGACGTCTTGATGATCGTGAAGACCGACGAGAAACATCAATGCGGCGTGATGAACAACCAGAACGACGAGAGATTACAAGACGTGTTGATGACCGCGAGGAGCGGCACGCCATTGAAATGCGTCTTGATGACCGACAGGAACAACGGGAGACTTCAGGACGTGTTGATGATCGTAAAGAAAGACGTGAAACATCAATGCGCCGTGATGAACAACCAGAAGGACGAGAGATTACACGACGTGTTGATGACCGCGAGGAACGCCGAGCCATCGAAATGCATGTAGATGACCGACGGCAAAAGTCAAAGCGCTTTGATGTCAGAGAGGAACAGAATGATATTGCTAGGCGTAGTAGTCGCCAGGTATGGCATGATCGTATAGAAAGTCGTGATGATTCATGGGTAGAGAGAAGTCGTTTAGAAAATGAACGCCCAGAAATTGTGGTACGTGAGCTTTCTCGTGGAATTGACATCCGAGTATTTGAACAGTTGCAAAGGCAATCTACTGCTAATGAAGTGAAATCCAGCCCACTGACCAGGACTAACGTAAATTGGAAACATGGATACATTTTACTTGGACAAGGAACAATTTTGGCTTTTGCCCTAATGAAGGCGCTAAAGGACTATGAGTTTAAAATAAA gaGAGTTTCACATCAACACATTGGTGATTCAGCATTTCTCAtaggattttaa
- the LOC126757902 gene encoding trichohyalin-like isoform X8, producing the protein MGFRFWQLQATVLYLLVATSFAHEELRTCEDNDYFVCLNSATTKYSSNGEIWVRGNIEFSKQSGLERPEPQRYYDYVDRIESRDYSNGANNREVKQRAVNQQERLENVRHLDNHEEQHEITMHFDNRQESQEIKRHVDDRQELRKTSMRRDEQSERREITRRVDDREERRERSMRRDEQPERQEITRRVDDREERRTIKMRLDDRQEQREIARRVDSREERRETSMRRNEQPERREITRRVDDREERRAIEMRLDDRQEQREISRRVDDREERRETSMRRDEQPERREITRRVDDREGRRAIEMRLDGRQEQREISRRVDDREERRETSMRRDEQPERREITRRVADREERRAIEMRLDDRQEQREISRRVDDREERRETSMRRDEQPERREITRRVDDREERRANEMRLDDRQEKLEISRRLDDREQRRETSMRRDEQPERREITRGVDDREGRRAIEMRLDDRQEQREISRRVDDREERRETSMRRDEQPERREITRRVDDREERRAIEMRLDDRQEQREISRRLDDREERRETSMRRDEQPERREITRRVDDREERRAIEMRLDDRQEQRETSRHVDDREERRETSMRRNEQPERREITRRVDDREERRAIEMRLDDRQEQREISRRVDDREERRETSMRRDEQPERREITRRVDDREERRAIEMRLDDRQEQREISRRLDDREERRETSMRRDEQPERREITRRVDDREERRAIEMRLDDRQEQREISRRLDDRENRRETSMRRDEQPERREITRRVDNREERRAIEMRLDDRKEQPEISRRVDREERRETSMRRDEQPERREITRRVDDREERQAIEMRLDDRQEEQEITRRVDDREERRTIKMRLDDRQEQREIARRVDSREERRESSMRRNELPERREITRRVDNREERRAIEMRLDDRKEQPEISRRVDREERRETSMRRDEQPERREITRRVDDREERRTIKMRFDVQQEQREIARRLDDREERRETSMRRNEQPERREITRRVDDREERRVIEMRLDDRQEQLEISRRLDDREDRRGTSMRRDEQPERREITRRVDDREERRAIEMRLHDRQEQREISRRLDDREDRRETSMRRDEQPERREITRRVDDREERHAIEMRLDDRQEQRETSGRVDDRKERRETSMRRDEQPEGREITRRVDDREERRAIEMHVDDRRQKSKRFDVREEQNDIARRSSRQVWHDRIESRDDSWVERSRLENERPEIVVRELSRGIDIRVFEQLQRQSTANEVKSSPLTRTNVNWKHGYILLGQGTILAFALMKALKDYEFKIKRVSHQHIGDSAFLIGF; encoded by the exons ATGGGTTTCAGGTTTTGGCAGTTGCAAGCAACTGTCCTTTACCTGTTAGTAGCAACTAGTTTCGCTCATGAGGAATTACGCACTTGTGAAGACAACGATTACTTTGTATGTTTAAACAGCGCCACGACCAAATATTCAAGCAACGGTGAAATTTGGGTACGAGGAAACATTGAATTCTCAAAACAGTCGGGTTTAGAGCGTCCAGAACCTCAACGGTATTATGATTATGTTGATCGCATAGAATCTCGAGACTATTCAAATGGGGCTAACAACCGTGAAGTTAAACAGCGCGCTGTTAACCAACAGGAGCGACTGGAAAACGTTAGACATTTGGATAACCACGAAGAACAGCACGAAATTACAATGCACTTTGATAACCGACAGGAGTCACAAGAAATTAAAAGACATGTTGATGACCGTCAGGAGCTACGAAAAACTTCAATGCGCCGTGATGAACAGTCAGAACGGCGAGAGATTACAAGACGTGTTGATGATCGTGAAGAACGACGAGAAAGATCAATGCGCCGTGATGAACAACCAGAACGACAAGAGATTACAAGACGTGTTGATGACCGCGAGGAACGCCGTACCATTAAAATGCGTTTAGATGACCGACAGGAACAACGAGAAATTGCAAGACGTGTTGATAGTCGCGAAGAACGACGAGAAACTTCAATGCGCCGTAATGAACAAC CAGAACGACGAGAGATTACAAGACGTGTTGATGACCGCGAGGAACGACGAGCCATTGAAATGCGTCTAGATGACCGACAGGAACAACGAGAGATTTCAAGACGTGTTGATGATCGTGAAGAACGACGAGAAACATCAATGCGCCGTGATGAACAACCAGAACGACGAGAGATTACAAGAC GTGTTGATGACCGCGAGGGCCGCCGAGCCATTGAAATGCGTCTTGATGGCCGACAGGAACAACGAGAGATTTCAAGACGTGTTGATGATCGTGAAGAACGACGAGAAACATCAATGCGCCGTGATGAACAACCAGAACGACGAGAAATTACAAGACGTGTTGCTGACCGCGAGGAACGCCGAGCCATCGAAATGCGTCTAGATGACCGACAGGAACAACGAGAGATTTCAAGACGTGTTGATGATCGTGAAGAACGACGAGAAACATCAATGCGCCGTGATGAACAACCAGAACGACGAGAGATTACAAGACGTGTTGATGACCGCGAGGAACGCCGAGCCAACGAAATGCGTCTAGATGACCGACAGGAAAAACTAGAGATTTCAAGACGTCTTGATGATCGTGAACAACGACGAGAAACATCAATGCGCCGTGATGAACAACCAGAACGACGAGAGATTACAAGAGGTGTTGATGACCGCGAGGGCCGCCGAGCCATTGAAATGCGTCTAGATGACCGACAGGAACAACGAGAGATTTCAAGACGTGTTGATGATCGTGAAGAACGACGAGAAACATCAATGCGCCGTGATGAACAACCAGAACGACGAGAGATTACAAGACGTGTTGATGACCGCGAGGAACGCCGAGCCATCGAAATGCGTCTAGATGACCGACAGGAACAACGAGAGATTTCAAGACGTCTTGATGATCGTGAAGAACGACGAGAAACATCAATGCGCCGTGATGAACAACCAGAACGACGAGAGATTACAAGACGTGTTGATGACCGCGAGGAGCGCCGAGCCATTGAAATGCGTCTTGATGACCGACAGGAACAACGAGAGACTTCAAGGCATGTTGATGATCGCGAGGAACGACGAGAAACTTCAATGCGCCGTAATGAACAACCAGAACGACGAGAAATTACAAGACGTGTTGATGACCGCGAGGAACGCCGAGCCATCGAAATGCGTCTAGATGACCGACAGGAACAACGAGAGATTTCAAGACGTGTTGATGATCGTGAAGAACGACGAGAAACATCAATGCGCCGTGATGAACAACCAGAACGACGAGAGATTACAAGACGTGTTGATGACCGCGAGGAACGCCGAGCCATCGAAATGCGTCTAGATGACCGACAGGAACAACGAGAGATTTCAAGACGTCTTGATGATCGTGAAGAACGACGAGAAACATCAATGCGCCGTGATGAACAACCAGAACGACGAGAGATTACAAGACGTGTTGATGATCGCGAGGAGCGCCGAGCCATTGAAATGCGTCTAGATGACCGACAGGAACAACGAGAGATTTCAAGACGTCTTGATGATCGTGAAAACCGACGAGAAACATCAATGCGCCGTGATGAACAACCAGAACGGCGAGAGATTACAAGACGTGTTGATAACCGCGAGGAACGCCGAGCCATCGAAATGCGTCTAGATGACCGAAAGGAACAACCAGAGATTTCAAGACGTGTTGATCGTGAAGAACGACGAGAAACATCAATGCGCCGTGATGAACAACCCGAACGACGAGAGATTACAAGACGTGTTGATGACCGCGAGGAGCGCCAAGCCATTGAAATGCGTCTAGATGACCGACAGGAAGAACAAGAGATTACAAGACGTGTTGATGACCGCGAAGAACGCCGTACCATTAAAATGCGTTTAGATGACCGACAGGAACAACGAGAAATTGCAAGACGTGTTGATAGTCGCGAAGAACGACGAGAAAGTTCAATGCGCCGTAATGAACTACCAGAACGACGAGAGATTACACGACGTGTTGATAACCGCGAGGAACGCCGAGCCATCGAAATGCGTCTAGATGACCGAAAGGAACAACCAGAGATTTCAAGACGTGTTGATCGTGAAGAACGACGAGAAACATCAATGCGCCGTGATGAACAACCCGAACGACGAGAGATTACAAGACGTGTTGATGACCGCGAGGAACGCCGAACCATTAAAATGCGTTTCGATGTCCAACAGGAACAACGAGAAATTGCAAGACGTCTTGATGATCGCGAAGAACGACGAGAAACTTCAATGCGCCGTAATGAACAACCTGAACGACGAGAAATTACAAGACGTGTTGATGATCGCGAGGAACGCCGAGTCATTGAAATGCGTCTAGATGACCGACAGGAACAACTAGAGATTTCAAGACGTCTTGATGATCGTGAAGACCGACGAGGAACATCAATGCGCCGTGATGAACAACCAGAACGACGAGAGATTACAAGACGTGTTGATGACCGCGAGGAACGCCGAGCCATCGAAATGCGTCTACATGACCGACAGGAACAACGAGAGATTTCAAGACGTCTTGATGATCGTGAAGACCGACGAGAAACATCAATGCGGCGTGATGAACAACCAGAACGACGAGAGATTACAAGACGTGTTGATGACCGCGAGGAGCGGCACGCCATTGAAATGCGTCTTGATGACCGACAGGAACAACGGGAGACTTCAGGACGTGTTGATGATCGTAAAGAAAGACGTGAAACATCAATGCGCCGTGATGAACAACCAGAAGGACGAGAGATTACACGACGTGTTGATGACCGCGAGGAACGCCGAGCCATCGAAATGCATGTAGATGACCGACGGCAAAAGTCAAAGCGCTTTGATGTCAGAGAGGAACAGAATGATATTGCTAGGCGTAGTAGTCGCCAGGTATGGCATGATCGTATAGAAAGTCGTGATGATTCATGGGTAGAGAGAAGTCGTTTAGAAAATGAACGCCCAGAAATTGTGGTACGTGAGCTTTCTCGTGGAATTGACATCCGAGTATTTGAACAGTTGCAAAGGCAATCTACTGCTAATGAAGTGAAATCCAGCCCACTGACCAGGACTAACGTAAATTGGAAACATGGATACATTTTACTTGGACAAGGAACAATTTTGGCTTTTGCCCTAATGAAGGCGCTAAAGGACTATGAGTTTAAAATAAA gaGAGTTTCACATCAACACATTGGTGATTCAGCATTTCTCAtaggattttaa